The following proteins come from a genomic window of Lolium rigidum isolate FL_2022 chromosome 5, APGP_CSIRO_Lrig_0.1, whole genome shotgun sequence:
- the LOC124652242 gene encoding E3 ubiquitin ligase BIG BROTHER-related-like — protein sequence MEDSKGSGGGDTPGAGPNPTPNQPPPAAASRPDDDAAAVAAAAAAQADDEARRPFTALSQVDADLALARVLQDQERAYMMLRMNGGGGGEGSDYGSSEAGSYEYDDDEDAEDYEEDLEHHLRVHHHEHPAGAEGDGDEDVEGEGRGEGEGEDSGSEESEYEEEGFDEDEEVEPELDPAEYEDDEAYARALQDAEEREVAARLLALAGISEWRAVEHVEDHVNDAQDSWQEVDPDEYSYEELVALGEVVGTESRGLSADTLASLPSVTHKTKDVQDGNTEQCVICRVEFEDGESLVALPCKHSYHPECINQWLQINKVCPMCSAEVSTSESKQA from the exons ATGGAGGATTCCAAGGGGagcggtggcggcgatacacccggcgccGGCCCCAACCCTACCCCAAATCagcctccgccggccgccgcttccCGACCGGACGACGACGCCGCTGCGGttgctgcggcggcggccgcccaGGCCGACGATGAGGCGCGTCGCCCATTCACGGCCCTCAGCCAGGTCGACGCGGACCTCGCCCTGGCGCGCGTCCTCCAGGATCAG GAGCGGGCGTACATGATGCTGCGGATgaacggagggggcggcggcgagggcagcGATTACGGGAGCTCGGAGGCCGGGAGCTACgagtacgacgacgacgaggatgcgGAGGACTACGAGGAGGACCTGGAGCACCACCTCCGCGTCCACCACCACGAGCACCCGGCTGGAGCCGAGGGTGATGGGGACGAGGATGTTGAGGGCGAGGGCCGGGGTGAGGGCGAGGGCGAGGACTCTGGCTCTGAGGAGAGCGAGTACGAGGAGGAGGGGTTCGATGAGGATGAGGAGGTGGAGCCAGAGCTAGACCCTGCGGAGTACGAGGACGATGAGGCTTACGCGCGAGCGCTGCAGGATGCCGAGGAGCGTGAGGTTGCCGCGCGCCTTTTGGCTCTCGCTGGGATCAGCGAGT GGCGAGCGGTGGAGCACGTAGAGGATCACGTGAACGATGCGCAG GATTCATGGCAGGAGGTTGATCCAGATGAGTACTCTTATGAG GAACTAGTTGCATTGGGCGAAGTAGTTGGTACAGAAAGCAGAGGTCTCTCTGCTGATACACTTGCTTCCTTACCTTCAGTAACTCACAAGACAAAGGATGTGCAAGATGGCAACACTGAGCA ATGTGTAATTTGCCGCGTGGAATTTGAGGATGGTGAATCTTTGGTTGCACTTCCCTGCAAGCATTCATACCATCCTGAGTGCATAAACCAGTGGCTTCAAATAAATAAG GTATGTCCTATGTGTAGCGCAGAAGTTTCTACCTCAGAAAGCAAGCAGGCGTGA